One window from the genome of Trabulsiella odontotermitis encodes:
- the wecC gene encoding UDP-N-acetyl-D-mannosamine dehydrogenase, which produces MSFSTISVIGLGYIGLPTAAAFASRQKKVVGVDINQHAVDTINRGEIHIVEPELGEVVKAAVAQHFLRATTIPEAADAYLIAVPTPFKGDHEPDMVYVEAAAKSIAPVLKKGALVILESTSPVGATEQMAQWLADARPDLTFPQQAGEQADINIAYCPERVLPGQVMVELIKNDRVIGGMTPACSARASELYNIFLEGECVVTNARTAEMCKLTENSFRDVNIAFANELSLICADQGINVWELIRLANRHPRVNILQPGPGVGGHCIAVDPWFIVAQNPEQSRLIRTAREVNDHKPHWVINQVKAAVADCLTISGKRANELKIACFGLAFKPNIDDLRESPAMEITQLIAQWHSGETLAVEPNIHQLPKKLEGLCRLATLDDALNDADVLVMLVDHTPFKARSAESIQQRYIVDTKGVWR; this is translated from the coding sequence ATGAGTTTTTCTACCATTTCTGTGATTGGCCTTGGCTACATCGGTCTACCGACGGCGGCAGCGTTCGCCTCCCGGCAAAAAAAGGTGGTGGGGGTTGATATCAATCAGCATGCGGTAGACACCATTAACCGCGGTGAAATTCATATTGTCGAGCCAGAACTGGGCGAGGTGGTAAAAGCCGCCGTCGCTCAGCATTTTTTACGTGCTACCACCATCCCGGAAGCCGCCGATGCGTATCTGATTGCGGTGCCGACACCGTTTAAAGGCGATCACGAGCCGGACATGGTGTATGTCGAAGCGGCCGCTAAATCCATCGCGCCCGTGCTGAAGAAAGGGGCGCTGGTGATCCTCGAATCCACTTCGCCGGTGGGCGCAACAGAACAGATGGCGCAATGGCTGGCGGACGCTCGCCCGGATTTAACCTTCCCGCAGCAGGCGGGAGAACAGGCAGATATTAACATCGCCTATTGCCCTGAGCGCGTGCTGCCGGGCCAGGTGATGGTCGAACTGATTAAAAATGATCGTGTGATTGGCGGCATGACGCCAGCGTGCTCTGCACGCGCCAGCGAGCTGTACAATATTTTCCTTGAAGGGGAGTGTGTGGTCACTAACGCCCGCACGGCCGAAATGTGCAAGCTGACCGAAAACAGCTTCCGTGACGTCAACATCGCCTTCGCCAATGAATTGTCGCTGATTTGCGCCGATCAGGGGATTAACGTCTGGGAACTGATTCGCCTGGCGAACCGCCATCCGCGCGTCAACATCCTGCAGCCAGGACCGGGCGTGGGTGGTCACTGTATCGCGGTCGATCCCTGGTTTATCGTCGCGCAGAATCCGGAACAGTCACGGCTTATCCGCACAGCCCGCGAAGTGAACGATCACAAACCTCACTGGGTGATTAACCAGGTGAAAGCCGCTGTGGCGGATTGCCTGACCATCAGCGGCAAACGGGCGAATGAATTGAAGATTGCCTGCTTCGGTCTGGCCTTTAAGCCGAATATCGACGATCTGCGCGAAAGCCCGGCGATGGAAATTACCCAACTGATTGCGCAGTGGCACAGCGGCGAAACGCTGGCGGTGGAACCGAACATTCACCAGTTACCGAAAAAGCTGGAAGGACTTTGCCGTCTCGCCACGCTGGATGACGCGCTGAACGACGCCGATGTGCTGGTGATGCTGGTGGATCACACTCCGTTTAAAGCGCGGAGCGCGGAAAGCATTCAACAGCGCTACATTGTGGATACCAAAGGAGTATGGCGTTGA
- the wecB gene encoding non-hydrolyzing UDP-N-acetylglucosamine 2-epimerase translates to MKVLTVFGTRPEAIKMAPLVHALARDPHFEAKVCVTAQHREMLDQVLSLFSIVPDYDLNIMSPGQGLTDITCRILQGLRPVLESFKPDVVLVHGDTTTTVAASLAAFYQRIPVGHVEAGLRTGDLYSPWPEEANRTLTGHLAVWHFAPTENSRQNLLRENLQDARIFVTGNTVIDALFWVRDRVLTDASLHAGLSEQYPFLDASKKMILVTGHRRESFGRGFEQICHALAEIAAQHPDVQIVYPVHLNPNVSEPVNRILGHIDNVILIEPQDYLPFVWLMNRAWLILTDSGGIQEEAPSLGKPVLVMREMTERPEAVEAGTVRLVGTDRQRIVEEVTRLLRDEDEYETMSRAHNPYGDGQACSRILTALKNNQVTL, encoded by the coding sequence GTGAAAGTACTTACTGTGTTTGGCACCCGACCAGAGGCGATAAAAATGGCGCCTCTGGTACATGCGTTGGCCAGGGATCCTCACTTCGAGGCGAAAGTGTGCGTAACTGCACAGCACCGTGAAATGCTTGATCAGGTGTTGTCCCTCTTTTCCATCGTACCGGATTACGATCTCAATATTATGAGCCCTGGACAAGGGCTGACCGACATTACCTGCCGTATCCTGCAAGGCTTACGGCCGGTACTCGAATCGTTTAAACCTGATGTGGTGCTGGTGCATGGCGATACCACCACCACGGTGGCGGCGAGCCTGGCCGCGTTTTATCAGCGCATCCCCGTCGGACATGTTGAAGCCGGTTTACGTACCGGTGATCTGTATTCCCCCTGGCCGGAAGAGGCCAACCGGACCCTGACCGGGCACCTGGCGGTCTGGCATTTCGCGCCAACCGAAAATTCCCGCCAGAATTTGCTGCGTGAGAATCTGCAGGATGCGCGGATTTTCGTCACTGGTAATACAGTGATCGATGCCCTGTTCTGGGTGCGCGACCGCGTTCTGACGGATGCGTCGCTGCACGCCGGGCTGTCGGAGCAATATCCCTTCCTCGACGCCAGCAAAAAAATGATTCTGGTTACCGGCCACCGCAGAGAAAGCTTTGGCCGTGGTTTTGAACAGATTTGCCATGCGCTGGCGGAGATCGCCGCGCAGCATCCCGATGTACAAATTGTCTATCCGGTTCATCTCAACCCGAATGTGAGCGAGCCGGTGAACCGCATTCTCGGTCATATCGATAACGTTATTCTTATCGAGCCGCAGGATTACTTGCCTTTCGTCTGGCTGATGAATCGCGCGTGGCTGATCCTGACCGATTCCGGTGGCATTCAGGAAGAGGCACCGTCGCTCGGCAAACCGGTTCTGGTGATGCGCGAGATGACAGAGCGCCCCGAGGCGGTGGAAGCCGGAACGGTACGCCTCGTTGGTACCGATCGTCAGCGCATTGTCGAAGAGGTCACGCGCTTGCTGCGTGATGAAGACGAATACGAAACGATGAGTCGCGCCCATAACCCTTACGGGGACGGGCAAGCCTGCAGCCGTATTTTGACAGCACTTAAAAATAATCAGGTAACGCTATGA
- the wzzE gene encoding ECA polysaccharide chain length modulation protein yields MTQPLPGAQSVGAENELDVRGLFRTLWMGKFWIVGIALLFAVIALGYTFFARQEWSATAITDRPTVNMLGGYYSQQQFLRNLDVKADMASADQPSVMDDAYKEFIMQLASWDTRREFWYQTDYYKQRMVGNSRADAALLDDLIDDIQFMPGDALRSISDSVKLTAETAADANNLLRQYVAFASQRAAGHLNEELKGAWAARTIQMKAQVKRQEEVAQSIFDRKTHSVEEALKVAQQNNISRSETDVPAEQLPDSELFLLGRPMLQARLENLRAVGPDFDLDYDQNRAMLTTLNVGPTLDPRFQTYRYLRTPEEPVKRDSPRRAFLMVMWGIVGALIGAGVALTRRRIQ; encoded by the coding sequence ATGACTCAACCATTACCAGGAGCACAGTCAGTCGGCGCGGAGAATGAACTGGACGTTCGCGGTCTGTTTCGTACGCTATGGATGGGGAAGTTCTGGATTGTGGGGATTGCGTTACTCTTTGCGGTGATTGCGCTGGGTTACACTTTCTTTGCCCGCCAGGAGTGGAGCGCGACGGCAATCACCGACCGCCCCACCGTCAACATGCTGGGCGGGTATTACTCCCAGCAGCAGTTTTTACGCAATCTGGACGTGAAAGCCGATATGGCGTCGGCCGACCAGCCGTCGGTAATGGATGACGCCTATAAAGAGTTCATCATGCAACTCGCCTCATGGGATACCCGCCGCGAGTTCTGGTACCAGACGGATTACTACAAACAGCGGATGGTGGGAAACTCCCGCGCTGACGCCGCATTGCTTGACGATCTTATCGATGACATCCAGTTTATGCCTGGCGACGCGCTGCGCAGTATCAGCGACAGCGTCAAGCTCACCGCGGAAACGGCGGCGGATGCCAATAACCTGCTGCGTCAGTACGTGGCTTTTGCCAGCCAGCGCGCGGCGGGCCATCTGAACGAAGAGCTGAAAGGAGCCTGGGCCGCCAGAACCATTCAGATGAAGGCGCAGGTCAAACGCCAGGAAGAGGTGGCGCAGTCTATCTTCGATCGTAAAACCCACAGCGTTGAAGAAGCGCTGAAAGTGGCGCAACAGAATAATATTTCCCGCAGCGAGACCGACGTTCCCGCCGAGCAATTACCGGACTCTGAGCTATTTTTACTGGGGCGCCCAATGCTACAGGCGCGTCTGGAGAATCTGCGCGCCGTGGGGCCGGATTTTGACCTGGATTACGATCAAAACCGCGCTATGCTGACGACGCTGAACGTCGGACCGACGCTGGATCCTCGTTTTCAGACCTATCGGTATTTGCGAACACCAGAAGAACCCGTGAAACGCGATAGCCCACGTCGCGCTTTCCTGATGGTGATGTGGGGAATTGTAGGTGCACTTATCGGTGCAGGCGTAGCATTGACGCGACGTCGTATTCAGTGA
- the wecA gene encoding UDP-N-acetylglucosamine--undecaprenyl-phosphate N-acetylglucosaminephosphotransferase encodes MNLLTAGADLISIFLFTTLFLFFARKVAKKVGLVDKPNFRKRHQGLIPLVGGISVYAGLCFTFGIVNYYIPHAALYLMCAGALVLVGALDDRFDISVKIRATVQAAVGVVMMVFGKLYLSSLGYIFGSWELVLGPFGFFLTLFAVWAAINAFNMVDGIDGLLGGLSCVSFAAMGMILWFDGQQSLAMWCFAMIAAILPYIMLNLGILGRRYKVFMGDAGSTLIGFTVIWILMETTQGKTHPISPVTALWIIAIPLMDMVAIMYRRLRKGMSPFSPDRQHIHHLIMRAGFTSRQAFVLITLSAALLASIGVLAEYTHIVPEWVMLVLFLLAFFLYGYCIKRAWKVARFIKRLKRRMRRNSDNNPNLTK; translated from the coding sequence GTGAATTTGCTGACTGCAGGTGCTGATCTGATCAGTATTTTTTTATTCACAACCCTGTTCCTTTTTTTTGCACGCAAGGTAGCTAAAAAGGTCGGTTTAGTGGATAAACCAAACTTCCGAAAACGTCACCAGGGACTCATTCCGTTGGTGGGGGGAATTTCGGTTTATGCTGGTCTGTGTTTTACGTTTGGGATCGTTAACTACTACATTCCTCATGCCGCACTCTATCTGATGTGTGCGGGCGCGCTGGTGCTGGTTGGCGCGCTTGACGACCGCTTTGATATCAGCGTCAAAATTCGTGCGACGGTTCAGGCTGCCGTCGGCGTTGTAATGATGGTCTTCGGCAAACTCTACCTGAGCAGTCTGGGCTACATTTTTGGCTCCTGGGAACTGGTGCTCGGGCCTTTTGGTTTCTTCCTCACGTTGTTTGCCGTCTGGGCCGCGATCAACGCCTTCAATATGGTCGATGGTATTGATGGTCTGCTGGGTGGGTTATCCTGCGTGTCGTTTGCCGCGATGGGGATGATCCTCTGGTTCGACGGACAACAGAGCCTGGCCATGTGGTGTTTCGCGATGATCGCCGCGATACTGCCCTACATCATGCTGAACCTCGGTATTCTGGGGCGTCGCTACAAAGTCTTTATGGGTGACGCGGGCAGTACGCTGATTGGTTTCACGGTCATCTGGATCCTGATGGAAACTACCCAGGGCAAAACCCATCCGATTAGCCCTGTCACCGCGCTGTGGATTATTGCTATCCCGCTGATGGATATGGTCGCTATTATGTACCGCCGTCTGCGTAAAGGGATGAGCCCGTTCTCACCTGACCGCCAGCATATTCACCATTTGATTATGCGTGCCGGTTTTACTTCCCGTCAGGCTTTTGTTCTTATTACGCTTTCAGCAGCGTTACTGGCATCAATTGGTGTACTTGCAGAATATACTCATATCGTTCCTGAGTGGGTCATGTTGGTATTATTCTTGCTAGCCTTTTTCCTGTACGGTTACTGCATTAAGCGTGCCTGGAAAGTGGCGCGTTTCATTAAACGTTTGAAGCGCAGGATGCGCAGGAACAGTGATAACAATCCTAATTTAACCAAGTAA
- the rho gene encoding transcription termination factor Rho, with protein sequence MNLTELKNTPVSELITLGENMGLENLARMRKQDIIFAILKQHAKSGEDIFGDGVLEILQDGFGFLRSADSSYLAGPDDIYVSPSQIRRFNLRTGDTISGKIRPPKEGERYFALLKVNEVNYDKPENARNKILFENLTPLHANSRLRMERGNGSTEDLTARVLDLASPIGRGQRGLIVAPPKAGKTMLLQNIAQSIAYNHPDCVLMVLLIDERPEEVTEMQRLVKGEVVASTFDEPASRHVQVAEMVIEKAKRLVEHKKDVIILLDSITRLARAYNTVVPASGKVLTGGVDANALHRPKRFFGAARNVEEGGSLTIIATALIDTGSKMDEVIYEEFKGTGNMELHLSRKIAEKRVFPAIDYNRSGTRKEELLTTSEELQKMWILRKIIHPMGEIDAMEFLINKLAMTKTNDDFFDMMKRS encoded by the coding sequence ATGAATCTTACCGAATTAAAGAATACGCCGGTTTCTGAGCTGATTACTCTCGGCGAAAATATGGGGCTGGAAAACCTGGCTCGTATGCGCAAGCAGGACATTATTTTTGCCATCCTGAAGCAGCACGCGAAGAGTGGCGAAGATATTTTTGGCGACGGTGTGCTGGAGATATTGCAGGATGGATTTGGATTCCTCCGCTCCGCAGACAGCTCCTACCTCGCCGGCCCTGACGACATCTACGTATCCCCCAGCCAAATCCGCCGTTTCAACCTCCGCACTGGTGACACCATCTCTGGTAAGATTCGTCCTCCGAAAGAGGGTGAGCGTTACTTTGCGCTGTTGAAAGTTAACGAAGTAAACTACGACAAACCAGAAAACGCGCGTAATAAGATTCTGTTCGAAAACTTAACTCCGCTGCACGCGAATTCCCGCCTGCGCATGGAGCGTGGTAACGGCTCAACTGAAGATTTAACGGCGCGCGTTCTGGATCTGGCATCGCCAATCGGTCGTGGCCAGCGTGGTCTTATCGTCGCACCACCGAAAGCCGGTAAAACCATGCTGCTGCAGAACATCGCGCAGAGCATCGCTTACAACCATCCTGACTGTGTGCTGATGGTGCTGCTGATTGACGAACGTCCGGAAGAAGTGACCGAAATGCAGCGCCTGGTGAAAGGCGAAGTGGTTGCGTCAACCTTTGACGAACCGGCTTCCCGTCACGTGCAGGTTGCGGAAATGGTTATCGAAAAAGCCAAACGTCTGGTTGAGCACAAAAAAGACGTTATCATTCTGCTCGACTCCATCACCCGTCTGGCGCGCGCTTACAACACCGTCGTACCGGCTTCCGGTAAAGTATTGACCGGTGGTGTGGACGCCAACGCCCTGCATCGTCCGAAGCGTTTCTTCGGCGCGGCGCGTAACGTGGAAGAGGGCGGAAGCCTGACCATCATCGCGACGGCGCTGATCGACACCGGTTCTAAAATGGACGAAGTTATCTACGAAGAGTTTAAAGGCACCGGTAACATGGAGCTGCATCTCTCCCGTAAGATCGCTGAAAAACGTGTCTTCCCGGCTATTGACTACAACCGCTCCGGTACGCGTAAAGAAGAACTGCTGACCACGTCAGAAGAGCTGCAGAAAATGTGGATCCTGCGTAAGATCATTCACCCGATGGGCGAAATCGACGCGATGGAATTCCTCATTAATAAGCTGGCGATGACCAAAACCAACGACGATTTCTTCGACATGATGAAACGCTCGTAA
- the trxA gene encoding thioredoxin TrxA — translation MSDKIIHLTDDSFDTDVLKAEGLTLVDFWAEWCGPCKMIAPILDEIATEYAGKLTVAKLNIDENPGTAPKYGIRGIPTLLLFKDGEVIATKVGALSKGQLKEFVDANQA, via the coding sequence ATGAGCGATAAAATTATTCACCTGACTGACGACAGTTTTGACACGGACGTACTCAAGGCTGAGGGGCTGACCCTCGTCGATTTCTGGGCAGAGTGGTGTGGTCCGTGCAAAATGATCGCCCCGATTCTGGATGAGATCGCTACTGAGTATGCGGGCAAGCTGACCGTGGCTAAACTGAACATTGACGAGAACCCGGGCACTGCACCGAAATACGGTATCCGCGGCATCCCGACGCTGCTGCTGTTTAAAGACGGCGAAGTGATTGCGACTAAAGTGGGCGCCCTGTCCAAAGGTCAACTGAAAGAGTTCGTGGACGCCAATCAAGCGTAA
- the rhlB gene encoding ATP-dependent RNA helicase RhlB: protein MSKTHLTEQKFSDFALHPMVIEALETKGFHNCTPIQALALPLTLAGRDVAGQAQTGTGKTMAFLTSTFHYLLSHPVPENRQVNQPRALIMAPTRELAVQIHADAEPLANATGLKLGLAYGGDGYDKQLKVLDSGVDILIGTTGRLIDYTKQNHVNLGAIQVVVLDEADRMYDLGFIKDIRWLFRRMPPANQRLNMLFSATLSYRVRELAFEQMNNAEYVEVEPEQKTGHRIKEELFYPSNDEKMRLLQTLLEEEWPDRTIIFANTKHRCEDIWGHLAADGHRVGLLTGDVAQKKRLRILDEFTRGDLDILVATDVAARGLHIPAVTHVFNYDLPDDCEDYVHRIGRTGRAGASGHSISLACEEYALNLPAIETYIGHSIPVSKYNSDALMTDLPKPLRLTRTRQGNGPRRSGAPRNRRRSG, encoded by the coding sequence ATGAGCAAAACACATTTAACTGAACAGAAGTTTTCCGACTTCGCGCTGCACCCAATGGTGATTGAAGCCCTTGAAACTAAAGGGTTTCATAACTGTACGCCCATTCAGGCGCTCGCACTGCCGCTGACGCTGGCGGGTCGTGACGTTGCCGGGCAGGCGCAAACCGGTACCGGCAAAACGATGGCGTTCCTGACGTCAACGTTTCATTATCTTCTCTCTCACCCCGTGCCAGAAAACCGCCAGGTTAACCAACCGCGTGCGTTGATCATGGCGCCGACGCGCGAGCTGGCGGTGCAGATTCATGCCGATGCAGAGCCTCTGGCGAACGCAACGGGCCTGAAGCTGGGGCTGGCTTACGGTGGCGATGGTTACGACAAGCAACTGAAAGTGCTGGATAGCGGCGTCGATATCCTGATTGGCACCACCGGCCGTCTTATTGATTACACCAAGCAGAACCACGTTAACCTTGGCGCGATTCAGGTGGTTGTGCTGGATGAAGCCGATCGCATGTACGATCTGGGCTTTATTAAAGATATCCGCTGGCTGTTCCGCCGTATGCCGCCGGCGAATCAGCGTCTGAATATGCTATTCTCCGCAACCCTTTCTTACCGCGTACGCGAACTGGCGTTTGAACAAATGAACAACGCCGAGTACGTCGAAGTCGAACCGGAACAAAAAACCGGCCACCGTATCAAAGAAGAGCTGTTCTATCCTTCCAACGACGAAAAAATGCGTTTGCTGCAAACGCTGCTGGAAGAAGAATGGCCGGACCGCACCATTATTTTCGCGAACACCAAACACCGTTGCGAAGATATCTGGGGTCATCTGGCAGCCGACGGCCATCGCGTGGGTCTGTTGACCGGTGACGTGGCGCAGAAAAAACGCCTGCGCATCCTGGATGAATTTACCCGTGGCGATCTCGATATTCTGGTCGCGACCGACGTTGCCGCGCGTGGCCTGCATATCCCGGCGGTTACGCACGTGTTCAACTATGATTTACCGGACGACTGCGAAGACTACGTTCACCGTATCGGCCGTACCGGTCGTGCGGGCGCAAGCGGTCATTCGATAAGTCTGGCCTGTGAAGAGTACGCGCTGAATCTGCCGGCAATTGAAACCTATATCGGTCACTCGATTCCGGTCAGTAAATACAATTCGGACGCACTGATGACGGATTTACCGAAACCGTTGCGCCTGACCCGGACTCGTCAGGGTAATGGACCGCGCCGTTCGGGCGCACCGCGTAACCGTCGTCGCTCAGGTTAA
- the gppA gene encoding guanosine-5'-triphosphate,3'-diphosphate diphosphatase produces the protein MLSSTSHSLYAAIDLGSNSFHMLVVREVEGSIQTLTRIKRKVRLAAGLNSENCLSAEAMERGWQCLRLFSERLQDIPPTQIRVVATATLRLAINASEFIAKAQEILGCPVQVISGEEEARLIYQGVAHTTGGDDRRLVVDIGGASTELVTGTGAQATSLFSLSMGCVTWLERYFTDRNLAQEHFDEAERAAREVLRPVADNLRYHGWKVCVGASGTVQALQEIMMAQGMDERITLPKLQQLKQRAIQCGRLEELEIEGLTLERALVFPSGLAILIAIFTELDIQCMTLAGGALREGLVYGMLHLAVDQDIRSRTLRTIQRRFLVDTEQAQRVAKLAARFATAVEEHWDLEPISRELLLSACQLHEIGLSVDFKQSPQHAAYLVRNLDLPGFTPAQKKLLATLVLNQTNPVDLPSLHQQNAVPPRVAEHMCRLLRLAILFASRRRDDLLPEITLHAHGEQLTLTLPEHWLAEHPLGAEMVEQECQWQSYVHWPLEVK, from the coding sequence ATGCTCAGCTCTACCTCGCACTCGCTTTATGCGGCTATTGATCTCGGTTCGAATAGTTTTCATATGCTGGTCGTGCGCGAGGTGGAAGGCAGCATTCAGACCCTGACCCGCATCAAACGCAAAGTTCGTCTGGCGGCGGGTCTGAACAGCGAAAACTGTCTCTCTGCAGAGGCCATGGAACGTGGCTGGCAGTGTTTACGGCTCTTCTCTGAACGTTTGCAGGACATCCCCCCGACCCAAATCCGTGTTGTGGCGACCGCCACTCTTCGTCTGGCCATCAATGCCAGTGAATTTATCGCTAAAGCACAAGAGATCCTCGGTTGTCCGGTGCAGGTCATCAGTGGCGAAGAGGAAGCTCGCCTGATTTATCAGGGCGTGGCGCACACCACTGGCGGCGATGATCGTCGTCTGGTTGTGGATATCGGTGGCGCCAGTACAGAGCTAGTGACGGGAACCGGTGCACAGGCAACCTCGCTGTTTAGCCTGTCGATGGGGTGTGTCACCTGGCTTGAGCGCTACTTTACCGACCGCAATCTGGCGCAAGAACATTTCGATGAAGCTGAGCGTGCGGCGCGTGAAGTGCTGCGTCCGGTTGCCGATAACCTGCGCTACCATGGCTGGAAAGTTTGCGTGGGCGCCTCCGGTACAGTGCAGGCACTGCAGGAAATCATGATGGCGCAGGGAATGGACGAGCGCATCACGTTGCCGAAACTGCAGCAACTAAAGCAGCGCGCCATTCAGTGCGGGCGTCTGGAAGAGCTTGAAATCGAAGGGCTGACACTGGAGCGCGCACTGGTGTTCCCCAGCGGTCTGGCCATTCTCATCGCCATTTTTACCGAGCTAGACATCCAGTGCATGACACTGGCTGGCGGCGCACTGCGTGAAGGTCTGGTGTATGGCATGTTACATCTGGCGGTGGATCAGGACATCCGCAGCCGCACGCTGCGCACTATTCAACGCCGTTTTCTGGTCGATACCGAGCAGGCACAGCGCGTGGCGAAACTCGCCGCACGGTTTGCAACAGCCGTGGAAGAACACTGGGATCTGGAACCGATTAGCCGCGAACTGTTGCTGAGCGCCTGCCAGCTGCATGAGATTGGGTTGAGCGTCGATTTCAAACAATCGCCGCAGCACGCCGCCTATCTGGTGCGGAATCTGGATTTGCCGGGCTTTACGCCTGCACAGAAAAAACTGCTGGCGACGCTGGTACTCAATCAAACCAACCCGGTGGATCTGCCGTCGCTGCATCAGCAAAACGCGGTTCCTCCGCGCGTGGCGGAGCATATGTGCCGTCTGCTGCGCCTGGCGATTTTGTTCGCCAGCCGTCGCCGGGACGATCTGCTGCCGGAAATTACGCTGCATGCCCATGGCGAGCAACTGACGCTGACGCTGCCGGAACACTGGCTGGCAGAACATCCGCTCGGCGCGGAAATGGTTGAGCAGGAGTGCCAGTGGCAGAGTTACGTCCACTGGCCGCTTGAGGTGAAGTAA